Part of the Crossiella cryophila genome, GGCCCGGCTGGCCCGGCCCAGACTCGGGCCTGGCTCGGGTCCTCGGGCACGCTGCGGCAGGCGAAGCTCCCCAGCAGCCATGCCGAGTGTCCCTAGCGTTCATCCCGGGTGCGGAACTTGTCGCCCGCCTCTGCCGGGAAGCCGTCCGTCTCTCACTGGACCGGCACTTACCTGGGCTGGCGCCCAGCCCAGGGCCAGCACCTTCGTGGGCTGGCCGTGGCCCTGGCCGTGGGCTGCGGCCTAGCCGTGGGCTGACGCACAGCGCGAGGTTGCTCGGGCCCGGCTCCGAGGTCCTCGGCTTCGGCACCGCCCGCTCCACCGCCCGCGACCGGGGACCGCGCCCGCAGCTCCTCCTGTACCCGGTCGGCCTGGCCGAACACTGCGTCGAGGTGTCCGGGCGGCTGCTGGCCGGCACCGAGCCTCCGGCCCTCCGCCCCGCCACCGCTCTCTAGCGGAACGCTCAAACCCCCGTTTTGGTTGCCTTGCCGTCTGGATCTTCTAATCCGAAAGGGTGAAAGATCCTCGGCGACCAGGGCTTATGTACCACCAAAACACCCGGATTGCTCGAAACCAGTGTACCGAATCGAGACCCATCGTATCGACGAGCGCTCACCGCCACTTGCACGCCGAACGCTTCACCGCGGCCCCGCAGGCGACCATCCGCGACCCCGAGTTGCGCGCACTGCCGCTGATCGGGGCGATCGACCAGTTCGTGGCCAGCACCGATGCGCTCGGCGACCGCATCCGCACCCGACGGCTCGGCACCCGCACCCGCATCCACGACCGCGTCCGCACCCACGACCGCACTCGCCCCTCCCCGCACCCGGCGGCTCGCGGATCCCGGATTTCACTGATCGGCGGTCTCGCGATGCCGATCATCAGTGACACGGTGGACAGCGACACCGTCTCCGAAGGGATCACCGCCATGACTACCGCCCCGACCGCCGAGTGACCCATGCCGCGCAGAGCTGGGTGACCCAGGACATCGCCGAGGACTACGACACCTGGGACGACGGGGCGTGTTGGCTGCTCGGCTACCCGTTCGTGCCCGGCGAGCTGGGATTGCGGGACGGGGATCGGTTGCTGGATCTGGGGTGTGGGCCGGGGGCGGTTACCCGGTGGTTCGCCGATCGGCACGACATCTCGGTGGTGGCGACGGACTTCTCTGCGGCCATGCTGGAGATCGCTGGGCGGCGGCCGCATCCGGGGATCGACTACCAGCTCAGCGTGTCCGACCTGCTGCCGTTTCTGGCGGATGACTCGGTGGATCTGGCCATGTCCTGCTTCATGTTCATCTGCGTGCCTGAACTCGACCGGCTGCAGCGGATGGTCGCCGAGGTCAGTCGGGTGTTGCGGCCCGGGGGGCGGTTTACCGTGCTTGGGCCGAATCCGGCGCAGGCCAACGGTGAGTTCAGTGGGTTTCGGCGTGGGGTGCGGGGGCACAACTACCTGGTGGGGGAGCCGTTGCCGGTTCAGGTGCGGCGCACGGACGGGAGTTGGGTTGGCACTGTGGATGTGCATTGGCCGGTGTCGACCTACGAGGATTTGTTGACTGGCGCGGGTTTTCGGGTTGTTTCGCGGATTACGCCGTTGTGGGCGGATGCGGCTGGGGTGGCTGAGCCGGGGTTGGTGGGGTCGCGGAGTTGGGCGGCTGAACGGGATCGGGCGCCGTTTTTGCTGATCACTGGTGAGCTGCCTGGTTAGTTCAGGGCCGCGCCGATGGTGTCGCGTAGCCAGCGTTGGGCTGGGTCGGCGTCCAGGCGGGCGTGCCAGCACAGGCGTACCTGGACCTCGGGCAGGTTCGCGGGGATCGGGAACCAGCGCAGGCCGATGGGCTTGGCGTACTGCTCGGCTAGTCGTTGGGGTACCAGGCCGATGTGGTCGCTTGCGGCGACCAGTAGGGCGGCCGCAGTGGCGGTGGGTACCACTGCGGCTACATGTCGTTGCAGGCCAACGGAATTCAGGGCGTCGTCCAGTGGGCCCCTGGTGCGGCCGCGGCGGGAGGCGGAGACGTGGGGGTACTTGCAGAGCTGCTTGAGGGTGGGTTTGCGGGTCCGGCCCAGTGGGCTGTCCGCGCGCACGATGCCTACCAGGCGTTCGGTGTAGAGCGGGGTGGTGCGCAGGTCGGGGGTGGTGGACTCGCCGGCGCCGATGTCCAGGTCGACCGAACCGTCTCGCAATGCCTCCACGCTCTCGTCGCCCTCGGGTACGAAGCGCAGGGTCACGCTGGGGGCGAGTGCGGTGACGGCCGTGGTGGCCAGGGTGGCGGCGATGCCGTCGTTGATCCGGATGGTGAAGGTGCGGCGCAGGTCGGCGACGGTGAATTCGCGGTCGGTGCTGATCAGCGCCGCCGCCTGTTCCAGCAGTGAGCGGACCCGTGGGGCGGTGCGCAGGGCGAAGGGGGTGGGTGCGAGGCCGCGTCCGGCGCGGACCAGGATCGGGTCGCCCATGGCTCGCCGCAACCGGCCCAGGGCCCGGCTGGCCGCGGGTACGGACAGGTGCAGTCGCTCGGCCGCGGCGGTGACGCTGCCGTCCTGGAGCAGTGCGTCGAAGACCCGCAACAGGTTCAGGTCGAGTTGGTCGGGCATGGTTGCATGCTACGCAAGTCATCGTTGCCAAAGTTGCGTGGCGCGCAGGGGTGTGGGGTTTCTAGTGTCGTGGGCATGACAACTGGGACTTTCGAGTCGAACCTGACCGCGTTCATGCTGGTGAAGACCACCCGGGCCTGGCTGGGGCTGACGCCTGAGCAGCGGGTGGCGGCCTTCACCACCGAGATCCTGCCCGCGATCAAGGACCGGGTGCGCGGGGTGCGTTCCCGCTTCTACGACACCGAGTTCTACTCGGCGCGGGTCACCGACGTCTGGGTGTGGGAGGCGGTGGACCACGAGTCGTTCCAGCAGTTGGTGGAGGCGTTGCGGGACACACCTTTCTGGGAGCACTACTTCGAGATCGTGGAGCTGTTGGTGGGGGTGGAGAACGCCTATGCCAAGAACAATGGGCTGGAGCCCGTTGCCACTGTGACCGTTTGAGGTTCGTCCACTGTGGACTCAGCGGATCGCGGCGATGAGGGAAGCCAGCTGTGGCTGGAAATTCGCCACCCGGGTGTAGTAGTCCGGGGCTGACGGCGCGGCACTGGCCGACCAGGAGGCCACGCCCGCCAGGCGGCCGCCGACCACGACGGGGGAGCCGCTGTCGGTGGCACGCAACCGGATCGCCCGGTCCGCGCCAACGCACAGGTAGGAGTCGGGGTCGTAGCGCAGGCCCCACCAGCGCGGTGGCATGAAGCGGACGCTGTCCGCGGCCCGGCGCACGCATTCGGCGTCCTCGGCCACCGCGGTCGGGGCCTGCCACAGCAGGGGGTCGTCGGCGGGGGACATGCGCCAGCCGTACACGGTGGCGCTTTCCCCGCCCTTCGGCCCGTTCCCGGGATCGGCCAGCGGGAGCACCGGGGTGTCCAGGGGTTCGGCCAGGGTGATCAGGCCGATGTCGGCGGGGGCCAGGGTGACCTTGCCGAACGCGCCGCCGAAGAAGGACTCCTCGGCGATTCCCTTGGGGTAGCCGGGTTCCCGCCAGGTGTTGGCCACCCGCACGGTCTTTCCGGCGGTGCCGCGCAGGTCGTCCCGGCCGACGGTGATGGTCAGCTCGGCCGGGGTGGCCTGGCCGAGGCAATGCGCGGCGGTGACCACCGCCTTGGGGGCGACCAGGGTGCCGACGCAGAGCTTGTTGCTGGGGGAGTCGGCGTAGGTGGTCGGGTTGCCGATCACCACCACCCAGGGTGCGGCGGCGGTGGACACCTGGCCGCTGCCGGGCACCGGATCAGGCTGCGGGCGGGTGTATTCCCAGCCCAGGAACGGCGCGTAGAGCAGGATCGGGACCAGCAGCACCAGGATCGGGCCGAGCACCCACCACCGGCGGCGCTTCTTCTTCTCGATCATCACGAGAGGGTAGCGGCCGGGCGCGGTGTGCGCAGGCGGATCAGGAAACGGCGGCGGTGAGCAGGGCGGCGGCCGCGGCCCTGGCGGCCGTGGTGGCGCTGGAATCGCGGTCGGTGCGGGTGGCGTGGCCGGTGCCGTCGTAGAGCAGGTGCAGCTGGTGGGCCAGCAGCTCCGGGTCCCTGGCGCCCGCCTGCCCGGCGAGGGTGGCGAACAGGCCGCGGACCCAGCCGCGGTACTCCCTGGTGGCCTGTTCCACCCGGTCGCCGGGGTGGGATTCCGCGCTGGCCCGGTGGAAGGCGCAGCCGCGGAAGCCGCTTTCGGCGTACAGCGCGGCCTGCGCGTCGAAGATCGCCAGCACCCGCTCGCGCGGGGTACCGGCGGCCTCGACCGCGGCCATGATGCGCCCGGACATCTTGTCCTGCCTGCCCTTGAGGTAGGCGTGGATCAGCTCGTCCTTGCTGCCGAAGGTGTTGTACAGCGAGGCTTTCGCCACCCCGGCGTGCTCGATCACCCGGTCGATGCCCACCGAGCGCACGCCGTCGGCGTAGAACAGCTCGTCGGCGGCGGCCAGCAGTCGTTCGCGGGCGGACACCTTGGCCGTCATCCCCACCACTTCCCTCGATCGGACCGAAACACCAGGCTACAACCGGGACAGCGCGGGTTCGGGATCACCCGCCGGGACCGGGGTGAACAGCCGCACCAGGGCCAGCACGGCCAGCGCGATCAGCACCCCGCCGTAGATCAGCGTCGCGCCGATCAGGCCGGGACCGTGCACCACCAGCACCCCGGCGGCCACCGCGGGCAGCCCGAAACCGAGATAGGACACCACGAACAGCAGGGAGAGCACCCCGGCCCGCTCGTGTGGTTCGGCC contains:
- a CDS encoding S1 family peptidase, whose amino-acid sequence is MIEKKKRRRWWVLGPILVLLVPILLYAPFLGWEYTRPQPDPVPGSGQVSTAAAPWVVVIGNPTTYADSPSNKLCVGTLVAPKAVVTAAHCLGQATPAELTITVGRDDLRGTAGKTVRVANTWREPGYPKGIAEESFFGGAFGKVTLAPADIGLITLAEPLDTPVLPLADPGNGPKGGESATVYGWRMSPADDPLLWQAPTAVAEDAECVRRAADSVRFMPPRWWGLRYDPDSYLCVGADRAIRLRATDSGSPVVVGGRLAGVASWSASAAPSAPDYYTRVANFQPQLASLIAAIR
- a CDS encoding LysR family transcriptional regulator gives rise to the protein MPDQLDLNLLRVFDALLQDGSVTAAAERLHLSVPAASRALGRLRRAMGDPILVRAGRGLAPTPFALRTAPRVRSLLEQAAALISTDREFTVADLRRTFTIRINDGIAATLATTAVTALAPSVTLRFVPEGDESVEALRDGSVDLDIGAGESTTPDLRTTPLYTERLVGIVRADSPLGRTRKPTLKQLCKYPHVSASRRGRTRGPLDDALNSVGLQRHVAAVVPTATAAALLVAASDHIGLVPQRLAEQYAKPIGLRWFPIPANLPEVQVRLCWHARLDADPAQRWLRDTIGAALN
- a CDS encoding class I SAM-dependent methyltransferase, with the protein product MTQDIAEDYDTWDDGACWLLGYPFVPGELGLRDGDRLLDLGCGPGAVTRWFADRHDISVVATDFSAAMLEIAGRRPHPGIDYQLSVSDLLPFLADDSVDLAMSCFMFICVPELDRLQRMVAEVSRVLRPGGRFTVLGPNPAQANGEFSGFRRGVRGHNYLVGEPLPVQVRRTDGSWVGTVDVHWPVSTYEDLLTGAGFRVVSRITPLWADAAGVAEPGLVGSRSWAAERDRAPFLLITGELPG
- a CDS encoding TetR/AcrR family transcriptional regulator, which codes for MTAKVSARERLLAAADELFYADGVRSVGIDRVIEHAGVAKASLYNTFGSKDELIHAYLKGRQDKMSGRIMAAVEAAGTPRERVLAIFDAQAALYAESGFRGCAFHRASAESHPGDRVEQATREYRGWVRGLFATLAGQAGARDPELLAHQLHLLYDGTGHATRTDRDSSATTAARAAAAALLTAAVS
- a CDS encoding darcynin family protein — its product is MTTGTFESNLTAFMLVKTTRAWLGLTPEQRVAAFTTEILPAIKDRVRGVRSRFYDTEFYSARVTDVWVWEAVDHESFQQLVEALRDTPFWEHYFEIVELLVGVENAYAKNNGLEPVATVTV